The following is a genomic window from Apodemus sylvaticus chromosome 10, mApoSyl1.1, whole genome shotgun sequence.
gcaattgatggcccaggacttgaaggggtcatgcatgggagcagaggcttgtcaccatgaagagagcctatgagaggcttttggtgaagcctaattatgGTGGAAGATAGCagagttttggagatgccagtaccatgtgatgacccccaagaacaacagcagcagtggagtacaggcagctggagcctagaagacaagctgtgtgctacaaagggcagagctggagaagtgacccaagcccttggaggagcccagaagatcgtgagttggatcccagacattgaactgttggagtttgagttttgcttttggttgtgactgtgccctgatatgtttccctcttgaaggaagaaagtattttagtggagcccacagttgagagactttgaatttttaaaagactttgaattttaaagatattggatattttaaggtgattgaacttttaatatgtaaagactgtgggacttttaaagtaatttagatcttggggataaataagaaagtaagggttgaggcttaataatgatgtgtttgtgtgtcaagttgacaaggggtcagttgtactggctagttttgtgtgtcagcttgacacaggctggagttatcacagagaaaggagcttcatttggggaagtgcctccatgagatccagctgtggggcattttctcagttagtgatcaagttgggagggccccttgtgggtggtaccacctttgggctggtgctcttggattctataagagagcaagctgagcaagccaggggaagcaagccattaagaaacatccgtccatggcctctgcatcagctcctgcttccaaccctgcttgagttccagtcttgacctcctttagtgatgaactgcaacatggaagtgtaaactcaataaaccctttcctgcccaacttgcttcttggtcctgatgtttgtgcaggaatagaaaccctgactaagacaggtatcCAGTGCCTCTGGACTCTGCAGACACTCACGCTTACATGCTCATAATTAAATCTTTTGAAAGTTGTCATACGCAAAAAGTCACAAAAGTGCAAAGTGTGAGGAGAATGAATAGACTGGCGGACACTGTCACCGCCTGGGGGGCCTCAGCTCAACGCCTTTCCCACCCCTCACTCAGGACAAAAAATGCCCCATTCCTATTTCCACCATCACAGACTGTGTTCCACCCTGACTCCGGCCTGAGCTGCTTGCTTGTCTGGTAGGGTCAGTTAACAGTGGTCTGAGTCAGACTGCAAGAGTTGTCGGGAACAACATGCATGGAGGCCCTGAGGTGGAAGAGAAGCTGCGTGCCCatgaggggagagggaggcaaAGGAGGTGTTAAAGCAGGTGTGGTATCACATGGTCCTTAGCTCCCAAAAAGTTCAGCGGGGACTGTCTGGCCTGTGGAGTTGGAGCAGCAGTGAGGCTTGTCTGGAGGTGCAGGAGGCAGCCTAAGCACTCGCTCAGAGAAACCAGAGAAGTTCCAGGAGTCCTGGTCCCCACGAGGGAGCGAAGGGAAGGCATGGTGGAGTAGCTCAGTTCAAGAGCCCAGGCTTTGCAGAGCACAGTAGTGTGGGACTTCTTCTTGGGCCTTTAGGCTCATCACAGATTTGGGGTGCAGGCCCCGCTGTCTCCACGTCTTTCTTTGCTTACCATTTTCTTTGTACCTGTGCCTTTCCTGGACATGGGGAGAGAGTAGGGAGGAGGCGCAGTGTGCCTCCCCTGGGCCCAAAGCCCCGCCTTCCCGCCGGCTGTGCTGATGACTCCTGTGCAATGGCTTCTGTTTCCCTTCTGTGCTCTTAGCTCTCCTCCAGCCAAGACAGCTCTGAGAACAGCCTTgggccagcaaggtggctcaCTAGCTAAAGGTTCCCACTACCAAGCATGACAATTcttccccaggacctacatggtagaaggagagaaccagctttcaagttgtcctctgacctctacatacacgAAAATACATTACATACTActattgttttaggttttttttagacagagtctcattaagtagccctggctatcttggaacttgtTTTGTGAACCAGGCaggtctcaaattcacagagatcctcctgcctctagctcttgagtgctgggattaaaggtgtgaagcACCATGCCTAGCCaatacatgtaattttaaaaaagagaccaAGGCTtccattggtcatggtgttccttGATTTACCAGCCAAGCATTTTCGGCTGCTTTCAGGAGTGGAAGAAATTGTCCGTGAAACAGACTCCCTGGATATGACGCTGTACTGGGCTCTCTGGAAGCTGAAGCCCAGAAACGACAAGGCCTCTGAGGCTCTACAGTGCCTCATTTGCAGAGGACTTGCTACTCTTGTCCAGGCTTTGTAGCTCCTTGAGGATATTCAGGTAGCATTACAGGCTCAGACAGACCTACACCCCTCTCTGTAGCCCATAGCCCTTCCTGTTAGCCAGTGCTTTGAGCCTGGGTTCTACATCTTTTCTTGAACATTTTGTAGGGGACTCAGACTTGGCCAGGCATAGAAGTGCTGTGAAGTAGATTCTAGAAAATGACTTGGTTGCCAGTGTAGGTTGTTAAAGGTGGTCATTTGTTCGTGTGCGCTTGGGGGGCAGTTGACGGGCTGTAGTGGTACTTGGTTTCTGCCTCGCTGTGCTTTGAAAGGACAATGGGcccttgcttcagcctccttTCCTGGCAGGGCCTAATCCACCCACTGCCTGGGCTGCAAAGGCGCTTTCAGGCCAGGGCCAGCGTCATCTGACTGTCCCactccccactggccgcccggCTCCGTTCCTCCCTGCTGGTTGCATTTGTTCCGTCTGTCTGCAGTTTTCCCACAGGGACACCTGGAGGTTTCCATGGTGTCCAAGAGTTCCCTGGCACATTGCTGCAGAGCACACGGGACCCTAGTCAACAGCTGGTGAGGGAATGAGTCACCCAGGGCTCGCTGGACAGGAACAGCTGCCGCTTATCCATCCCCTCACAGGGGCAGCCGAGAGCCTCCCACTGCATGCGTTCCCTCAGTCCCAGCTAAAGGCGAAGTAGCTGGCTGTTTCTGCAGATGGAAGTCCAAGGCTCTGAACAGGGTAGCTGTTCCTTCGGTTGCCATGGAGCCTGCCTGCCCTTCTCTTGTGTCTCGATCATTGTGAGCAAgcacccttcctccctttccacaGAACAAAATGGATGATGATAAAGAAGCCAGCCATGATGGGTACGCTTATAATCCCGGTGCGTGGGAGGATCAGgagatcaaggtcatccttggctatagaGTACATTCAGATTTAGCCTGGCCAGGTCCCTTCTGCTCACTTATCTGCTGCTATAAATGTGTTAGGATCCCTTCTGAGCCCTGCCACACACCAGAGTTGCTCTATCCCCAGAGATTGACTACCTCCATTCTGAGGAGAGGTGTGGGCAGCCCCGTGGAGaggttgaggtcagcctggctaGATGGACTTCCATTCACCTTCAGCTGATTCTGACTGGTGGCTGTTGGTGGCTTTGTTTTTGTGTGGGAAGCTGGCCCTTACCTCTTTGTCCATGTCCCACTCCCTGCCCCAGACTGCTGTTCAGGAGAAGAGGGACGGATCTTCCTTGCTTTAGAGCAGGAAGATCCGCTTCATTGTTTTCTACCCAAGCCCCCTTTTCACCAGAATGTGACTCTGGTGCGTGGATCGCAGCGGTAATGATCAAGGAGTTGGTTTTAAACCAAGtggcagtgcacgcctttaatcccagtggtcGGGAGACGGACGGAGCTGAGGTTGGTCTATAGAGTTCctggactgccagggctacacggataaaacctgtttcgaaaaaacaagttTAAGGGCCAGCACAGTCACTAAGCTAGTCAAGATGCATCAGACACGCCCTCCTTTGGCACGCACCAGCAGGCATTCTATTCtcacatggatgtgtgtgtgagggccTGGTCTCCACCAGGCTGGAGCCAGAGGAGGGTGCCagattcctggaactggaatacaaatggttgtgagccaccatgtgggtgctaggaattgaaactgggtcctctgccagagcagcaagtgttggaaaccaccaagccatctctctccagccttttctttctctctttcttccttcccctttccttttccctttccctttccctttccctttcctttcctttttttcttgctgtgtacaccaggctggccctcaAAACAaatgctctgcctcctgagtgctgaaatacCGGAGTATATCTCACCCAGCAAGGATTACATTAAATCAAGGTTAAATAAGGTTGAATATTTGATGTTATAGGATATAGATCATCTTCAGTGTCTTTCAGAGTTGATTGATACTTCAGTTTCCTGATCATCAATGCTGGAAACACTTCCACACGAATTCATAGTATAAACAGTTCAGGTATGTTGAGGGCCATTTCAGAAAGTGCTGGAAACTGCCCTAGTTCTAAGTCCAAATTAATTTGgttcttcttttttaatgaaattcaagTCAGCAACTCAAACAGCAATTTCAAAATCAAACATTCTGATAGTATGCTCCAACAATTCACCAATTTGATCCTTAAATGTCGAGGAGTGGCGGTAgagaaatactttcttttctgtaATTAAACTACTGTGTTTCTGTACGAGTAGGTAATTTTGTGCACGGAGGGAAAACAGCATAATTCCTAACACAGTAGTCTCCCATAGGTGCTTCCAGTAGTGTGCTGGCATTTGGATAGCAGCATGGCGCGTGTCCTGAAGCCACAGCATGGGCAAgagctgccgtgtgtgtgtgtgtgtgtgtgtgtgtgtgtgtgtgcgcgcgcgcgcgcgtacacacacacaagccactgAGAGTTGTGCTGTAGTTGTTGAAGTGGGTGTCTGGGTGCagatatggaggccagaggacaactcacGAGCGGCGGTTCTCTCCTTGGTTCTCTCCTCCCGCCACGTGGGTCCCAGGGGttggactcaggttgtcaggtggCAGTaggcatctttacccactgagccaccccacTGGTCCTCCAGGCCATCTTGTGGTTTTGTCTTGCTCACATTTAGAAATAGTTTCTAGTCtaggctgtccaggaacttactGCATAGCCAGTCTTCTCATCGGTGAAGGAATCCGAGCACTGGGCTTAGAGCATCTCCCTGTGTACCTAGTTGAAAAGCCGCTCTGAGGAACAACAGCAGGATAGCAGGTCACAGTGAATGTGACATTCTCTGTCACAAGGGTCCTCTTGTGAAGAGGGACACACCAGGGTGTGACAGTACCCTCGGGCTAGCTTGTAAGTTGTGGCATCTTTAGTCTTTGTTTGGACTCCAAGCTGTGGTAGATGTCCCCCAACCATGTGAGAGTGAGCTAGGGACTTGTAAAGTTGTAGATTGGTTTCTGGTTATCCTGTGCCACACCTAAGTGGCTGTTCCCCCTGTTGTCTGATGTGTTTTCAGGAGAGGCAAACTCATTTCCATGTGGGCTCAAGGCAAGGTATAATTAGGACAGTAAATCTGTAGGTTAACAAAAGTGGTTTTGACAGATTTCAGGCCCTACTAAGAAGggcatatatacaatgtatttaaaaatataatttaaaaaaaaaaggcttaaagAAACCGAGAgcggtggcacagacctttattTAATGCCCAGTACTCAGAAGCCTAAAGCaggatggtgagttcaaggcctgcggGGACACGCTAATGAGCCCCTGGGGATATGGCTTATTAGAacagcacttgcctggcatgcacaaggccctaaTGGCCAGCCCACACCAACACCCACAGAACTGGGATTTAATTCTCAGGAGCGGCCCCAGATCTCCCCAGGCTCAGGGCTAGGCCGTGCCCAACCTTGTTTCTCCCTCCATTCCCTCAGCCCTGTGCCCCTGCTGACCAGGCCTGCATGTCTCTTGACAACAGGACTTCCCAGCCGGTGGAGCAGCTGACTGGCGAGTGTGCCAGGTGCTCTGTACGTCCCAGCTCctcctctgcctgccttctctctctcctgggaAGATGTTCCTGGTGGGCCTGACGGGAGGCATTGCCTCTGGCAAGAGCTCCGTCATCCAGGTGTTCCAGCAGCTGGGCTGTGCTGTGATCGACGTGGATGTCATTGCGCGGCACGGTGAGTTGGATGGGACCGTTGTGCACAGTGGCATCCCCTGTGCTCCCATCATTACACTCTGTCTTCTTAGAGTGTGGCGGCTCCAGCTTGACCCGGAGGCTCTTCTGTTTGTTCTTCATCCTCCTCAAGAGTCCAGTCATCCAGTCATCCTAAACTCAGCTCCGGCACGGGCCTGAGGCAGCCTCTGTGCTCCGCTTCATTTATTTTGGCTCCAAATTAAGGAAACTGCCTTGGGTTCCCCCATCAGTCTGCCCCTCTGgtcacagggtgggggtggggtcttcTGGATAGCTAGAGGCTCTGGAATGACCCAACCTCTTCATCCCACAGTTGTGCAGCCGGGGTATCCTGCCCACCGGCGGATAGTAGAGGCCTTTGGCACTGAAGTCTTGCTGGAGAATGGTGACATTGACCGCAAGGTCCTGGGAGACCTGATCTTCAATCAGCCTGACCGTCGGCAGCTGCTTAACTCCATCACCCACCCCGAGATCCGCAAGGAAATGATGAAAGAGACCTTCAAGTACTTTCTCAGAGGTGAGACTCTAGGCAGCCTCCTGACAGCAGGGCGTTTCTCTGTTTGAAGCTGGGCCAGGCTAGGGAGTTGGCGGATTAGGAGTCTTAGTGGTCTAGCTCCCCCATCAGTCACAGTGCCGAGAGTATGACGATGTGTTTGGTTGTCTTCAACCAAATGTCTTGTGTAACCTTATTCTCCACACCTCAGGTTCTTGTGTATGCAGTAGAGAACATCCCCCTAGCATGTCATCTGGTCAGTACTTCCCTCTCAAAGACAATGAAAGCATCTATACTGTTGACCCAAACCTGTCCCTTTGTCCCTAAAGTGCTGGAAATGTGCTCCCGCTGTTTGTCCCTGAGACATTGCCTCTGTCCGCCAGTCCACCCTCGTGCCACTGCTCCCCTGCCCACCCGCCTGGCAGAGCCTTCTGCCTTTCATCCCTGCTCTTTGCTTTGGCCCTCAGGCCAGCCCTGCGTACATCTGCAGGGCTGTGAGGCACTGGCGGCTTCCCCTTTCTGAAGTTAAGCATTGGATAATGTCACCAGCTCCAGAGATCTTCTGTTGGTGCCTGCCACCCAGCCTCCCCACATCCCCAACCTGCAGCACTTACATAAAAGCCAGAAAGCTCTTTTCAGTTCGATAAGGTGAAAAATGGGGACGACAGCTGTGGCTTCCACAGTCCCAGCTTCTCCCCAATGAGTTTAACAAATACAACTGTCAAAGTTGGTATAATCACATGTCAGATAAGATCAGCAGCTGTTGGGAGGTCTCTGCGTAGGCAGGCGGATGTCTTAATAGAGTCAGCATAGTTTGCCGGGCTTATCAAGCAGGAGGCATGTGACAGCTGAATAGCCCTTTACCGGTGAACCACAGAGCTGGCTTCCAGCTCCCAAGAGAGACCCAGGAGAAAGGACAGTGAGAGGAGAGGGGGTGAaggggggaacaggaaagggagaTAAGGGGCCCAGGGAGGATCTGGTCTTTTCTGTGGCTCGCTGCTAGAGAGGGAGAGCTGGGAGGTGCAGAGTCTCGATGCCGGCTCCACTCCCTCCTCCATCATTTCGGGGGCACTCAGCTGCGGGGCCTGGCTGCTACTCAGTGCTTATACACACTCAGAGCTGTGCCCAGCCAGCCCCCTGTGGGGCGGGTGTTCCATCATTCATTACAGTAAATTAGTCTTGTTAAGGACCTGCGGTCATGTGGGGTGCTGCGAACCAAGTGTGTCAGCAGAGTCAGCACCCCAACACAGAGCACAAGTTGTGGGGAGCAGCAGTCCCAGCAGCTGCTGTGTGGTTTTGTGGTTGAAAGTGTAGGATGACGCCCTGGTCTCTGAGTGGCCCCAGTCCGTCCTTCCCTGCTGCCTCTTACTCCTTCCAACTTCGTTCATCCACAAAGGACCAAGGAGCAGCAGGCGCGTCCATGGCTGTTGGATGTGCCCGCTCCGATGTGCTAGGAGCCACCTCTCTCTGGCTTCAGCTGTCGGAGGGCCTGTGGTGctttctctccattgagttttTCTCCTGCAGTTAGCACGAGCTACCCTCAATGCTCTGGTATGGTACAGGTGTCTCACAGAAAGCCACAGAGGTGACCATTGGGACTCTAAAAGGCAGCCATGTCTGGATCTGGCTTCCAGGAACAGACTTGTCCTTTAAGGGTTTTTGAGCCAGTGTGAAATGAAACAGGACAGCAAGGCCTCAGTGTCTCCCAGAAGCTCTTCCCAGCCTCCTGCATGCCATGTCCCGCCTCTGGTTAGACATAACTTGTATAGTTGAAGATGAAGGTTTACCCTGACCACCTAGGCATCCCAGCCGACTGCACAGAGAACTTCCCATCTCCTTGGGTTCTGCTTCCCCCCCATCTGGAGCTCTTCGCCTCCACCTCCTCATTCCAAGTAACCACGGCTTGCCCACTTTTCAAAGCCAGTGCAAATGCCAGCCCTTCTCCAAGGTCTCCCTCCCCTGGTCAGCCAGCCAGAAGTTATTTTCTGCAGCATTCTACTCTAAATGGCCCTGGGACTAGCTGGCACTCGGGGATGTCTGTCCTTGGAAGGTCCGCCATCTGCTGGGGCACTCTCCGTGGCAGGTCCTGGTCAAGCATCCTTCCCGGTATCCTTGCAGAATTGAACTTGGGAGTTTTCCATCCTCTCCCCAGGGTATCGATACGTGATTCTGGACATCCCCCTCCTGTTTGAGACCAAGAAGCTGCTCAAGTACATGAAGCACACAGTGGTAGTGTACTGGTGAGTGAGGCGTGGCCGCCATGGGGGCTGGGAAGGACACTTGAGTAAGGCGTACCTAGAAAACATCCCTTTACACCTTTTTCATAAGGTGGCCAAGGCACAAAGTGGGTTGGTTGGGTAGTGGTGCCAACTACAGACACCAGCCTTTGTACCTGGTCCTGATGCACCTGGGGCAGGTGTGAGATAAGAGGGGCCCCAGGCTTCTCTGGTGTTTGGGAAGGGTTCTCCCTGCTGGCTGTTGGAGACACTTGGGTCCGGCTCAAACAACTTCCTTTATTCGTGAAGTACTCATGGCAGGGGGCACTTCTGACTTAGAGagggaaaatggaagtggaggcAATTGGAAAATGTGTCCAAGATGATCTGTTGGTAGCACCACGGGTGGTAGCACCACAGGTAGAGAGCTGTGGGCGGCTGTCGGAAGCCACCTAAGGAAGGAGCTTTATTCTCAGTCCCCCAGGACTGGAAGAAAATCAGAATCCAGGTTTGGCAAAAAGGAGAATCAAGCTGCAGAGAAATGAGTCACACAGTCCCTTCGGGTGAGAGATGAGACTGCAGGGTGTGTCTGCTTCCCACAAACTTCCCAGATGTCACCCACAAGTGTGGCAGACACATAGGTGGGCCTTGGTTCTGCAGGTATTTTGAGCACAAGGTGGTTCTCAAGGCATTGGTGCTCAGTGCCCTAGGACTGTCCTACCCTCACCCCGGACCTCTCGGGCTGTGACTTAAAGCTCAGCCTGAATCCCTGAGTCTGGTGCCGGGATACAGACATCCTGTCAGTTCCTCCACAGGGCTGTGCTCCCCGTGTAAACCTTCAGTCTccctgtttgtcttgtttttagtGGCTCTGactatagaacccagggccttgcatatgTTAGCAAGTGCTCTGATAGCTAAGCTCTATGCCTAGCTTGTCCAGGTTCTTTGTTCTCTTGTGGAGGATACCAGCTGAGCCCAGGAGTACCCTATGAAGTCCTTGGACTTTCTGTGCTTTAATAACAAAATTAGGGAACTAGAGAGATCGCTTAGTATTTAAGACTACTTGctgttcagaggacccaggtttaggttccagcatccatgtggtgACTCACCATCCTCAACTCTAGCTCCCGGGAATCTGACTCCTTTTGACTTCTGTGATCACCAAGCACACACCTGATGGATGCccctacatacatgtaggcaaaaatgCTCAGAAAACaaacctctttaaaaaaaaaaagtatgtaggGGTGCAAGAGGAAGGTCAGACTGCTTGCTAGTCACCAAAAGGAGCTCTACCGTGTGAGGCCGCGTGGAGTACTGCCTATGGAGATTGTACCTAAATGTGATCTGTAAT
Proteins encoded in this region:
- the Dcakd gene encoding dephospho-CoA kinase domain-containing protein; translation: MFLVGLTGGIASGKSSVIQVFQQLGCAVIDVDVIARHVVQPGYPAHRRIVEAFGTEVLLENGDIDRKVLGDLIFNQPDRRQLLNSITHPEIRKEMMKETFKYFLRGYRYVILDIPLLFETKKLLKYMKHTVVVYCDRDTQLARLMKRNNLNREDAEARINAQLPLKDKARMANHVLDNSGEWSLTRRQVILLHAKLERSMEYLPLRLGFLTGLAGIASLLYLLTRYLLPSP